The Chroicocephalus ridibundus chromosome 17, bChrRid1.1, whole genome shotgun sequence genome window below encodes:
- the ACE gene encoding angiotensin-converting enzyme, whose amino-acid sequence MPPALGLLLGLSLVGALQPGFEPPEYDPTEEGAVLFASAYNSTAEQVLFKSVSASWDYYTNLTAENAALQVEASLEEQNFTELWGKKAKQIYGNIWSNFSDPLLRKIIGSIQTLGPSNLPLEKREQYNTILSNMDKIYSTAKVCLPNGTCWELEPDISDIMATSRSYKKLLYAWEGWHNAAGNPLRAKYEEFVKLSNEAYQMDGFEDTGSYWRSWYDSPSFEDDLEHLYNQLEPLYLNLHAFVRRKLYDRYGPKYINLKGPIPAHLLGNMWAQQWNNIYDLMTPYPEKPNLDVTSTMVQQGWNATHMFRVSEEFFTSLGLLEMPPEFWEKSMLEKPRDGREVVCHASAWDFYNRKDFRIKQCTTVTMEQLFTVHHEMGHVQYYLQYKDQPVSFRSGANPGFHEAIGDVLSLSVSTPSHLKKIGLLSSATEDAESNINYLLKMALEKIAFLPFGYLIDQWRWNVFNGRTPPSRYNYDWWYLRTKYQGICAPVSRNESNFDPGAKYHIPGNTPYIRYFVSFILQFQFHKALCQAANHSGPLHTCDIYMSKEAGAKLREVLKAGSSKPWQEVLFNLTGTDKMDAGALLEYFSPVTKWLQEQNNKTNEVLGWPEFDWHPPIPEGYPEGIDKIADEAQAKEFLSEYNSTAEAVWNAYTEASWAYNTNITDHNKEIMLEKNLAMSKHTLEYGMRARQFDTSDFQDQTVTRILKKLSVIERAALPENELKEYNTLLSDMETTYSVAKVCKENKVCLPLDPDLTDIMATSRDYDELLFAWKGWRDASGKKIKNNYQRYVVLSNKAAVLNGYTDNGAYWRSLYETPTFEEDLERLYLQLQPLYLNLHAYVRRALYKKYGAEHINLKGPIPAHLLGNMWAQSWSNIFDLVIPFPDATKVDATPAMKQQGWTPKKMFEESDRFFTSLGLIPMPQEFWDKSMIEKPADGREVVCHASAWDFYNRKDFRIKQCTVVNMDDLITVHHEMGHVQYFLQYKDQPVSFRDGANPGFHEAVGDVMALSVSTPKHLHSIKLLDQVTENLESDINYLMSIALDKIAFLPFGYLMDQWRWKVFDGRIKEDEYNQQWWNLRMKYQGLCPPAPRSEDDFDPGAKFHIPANVPYIRYFVSFVIQFQFHQALCTAAGHTGPLHTCDIYQSKEAGKILGDALKLGFSKPWPEAMELITGQPNMSADALMNYFEPLMTWLVKENEKNGEVLGWPEYSWTPYTATPSQPSSDQTNFLGMSLASNQATAGSWVLLALALVFLITTIFLGVKFFSARRKAFKSSSEMELK is encoded by the exons AtgcccccagcgctggggctgctACTGGGGCTGAGCCTGGTGGGTGCCCTTCAGCCCGGCTTCGAGCCCCCCGAGTATGACCCCACCGAGGAAGGGGCCGTCCTCTTCGCCAGCGCCTACAACAGCACGGCCGAGCAAGTCCTCTTCAAGAGCGTCTCGGCCAGCTGGGATTACTACACCAACCTGACGGCCGAAAACGCTGCTCTGCAG GTCGAGGCGTCGCTGGAGGAGCAGAACTTCACGGAGCTGTGGGGGAAGAAAGCCAAGCAGATCTACGGCAACATCTGGAGCAACTTCAGTGACCCGCTGCTGAGGAAAATCATCGGCTCCATCCAGACCCTGGGACCCTCCAACCTGCccctggagaagagagagcag taCAACACCATCCTGAGCAACATGGACAAAATCTACTCCACGGCCAAGGTGTGCCTGCCCAATGGTacctgctgggagctggagccaG ACATCTCAGACATCATGGCCACCTCCCGCAGCTACAAGAAGCTGCTCTATGCCTGGGAGGGGTGGCACAACGCCGCGGGCAACCCACTGCGCGCCAAGTACGAGGAGTTTGTGAAGCTGAGCAATGAGGCCTATCAGATGGATG GATTCGAGGACACGGGGAGCTACTGGCGCTCCTGGTATGACTCACCCTCCTTCGAGGATGACCTGGAGCATCTCTACAACCAGCTGGAGCCACTCTACCTCAACCTGCACGCCTTTGTCCGGAGGAAGCTGTACGATCGCTATGGCCCCAAATACATCAACCTGAAGGGTCCCATCCCTGCTCACCTCCTGG GCAACATGTGGGCTCAGCAGTGGAACAACATCTATGACCTGATGACCCCGTACCCCGAGAAGCCCAACCTTGATGTCACGAGCACCATGGTGCAGCAG GGCTGGAACGCCACCCACATGTTCCGGGTCTCAGAGGAGTTCTTCacctccctggggctgctggagatGCCCCCTGAGTTTTGGGAGAAGTCCATGCTGGAGAAACCAAGAGATGGGCGGGAGGTGGTGTGTCACGCCTCAGCCTGGGACTTCTATAACCGCAAGGACTTCAG GATTAAGCAGTGCACAACGGTGACCATGGAGCAGCTGTTCACAGTGCATCATGAGATGGGCCATGTCCAGTACTACCTGCAATACAAGGACCAGCCCGTCTCCTTCCGCAGCGGGGCCAACCCTGGCTTCCATGAGGCCATCGGCGATGTCCTGTCCCTGTCTGTCTCCACCCCCAGCCACCTCAAGAAAATCGGTCTCCTCAGCAGTGCCACCGAGGACGCAG AGAGCAACATCAACTACCTGCTGAAGATGGCCTTGGAGAAGATTGCCTTTCTGCCCTTTGGCTACCTCATTGATCAGTGGCGCTGGAACGTATTCAATGGCCGCACACCCCCAAGCCGTTACAACTACGACTGGTGGTATCTGAG AACCAAATACCAGGGTATCTGTGCTCCGGTTTCAAGGAACGAAAGCAACTTTGACCCTGGAGCAAAGTACCACATCCCTGGGAACACCCCTTACATCAG GTACTTTGTGAGCTTCATCCTCCAGTTCCAGTTTCACAaggccctgtgccaggcagccAACCACAGCGGTCCCCTGCACACCTGTGACATCTACATGTCCAAAGAAGCTGGAGCCAAACTCag GGAAGTGTTGAAAGCTGGATCTTCCAAGCCGTGGCAGGAAGTCCTGTTCAACCTCACTGGCACGGATAAGATGGACGCTGGGGCCCTCCTGGAATACTTCAGCCCTGTCACCAAGTGGCTTCAGGAgcagaacaacaaaaccaatgAGGTGCTTGGCTGGCCTGAGTTTGACTGGCATCCCCCTATTCCTGAAGGCTACCCTGAAGGCATTG ACAAAATAGCAGACGAAGCACAAGCTAAAGAGTTCTTGTCTGAGTACAACAGCACGGCCGAGGCAGTGTGGAATGCTTACACCGAGGCATCCTGGGCCTACAACACCAACATCACTGACCACAACAAGGAGATCATG CTGGAGAAGAACTTGGCTATGTCCAAGCACACCCTTGAGTACGGCATGAGGGCCAGGCAGTTCGACACCTCCGACTTCCAGGACCAAACTGTCACACGCATCCTCAAGAAGCTGAGTGTCATTGAGAGGGCAGCCCTGCCTGAGAATGAGCTGAAGGAG TACAACACGCTCCTCTCAGATATGGAGACCACATACAGTGTAGCCAAGGTCTGCAAAGAGAACAAAGTCTGTCTCCCCCTGGATCCTG ACCTCACAGACATCATGGCCACCTCACGGGACTATGACGAGCTCCTCTTTGCCTGGAAAGGCTGGCGGGATGCTTCTGGGAAGAAGATCAAGAACAACTACCAGCGATACGTGGTGTTGAGCAACAAGGCAGCTGTGCTCAATG GATACACAGACAACGGGGCCTACTGGAGATCCCTGTATGAGACACCCACCTTTGAGGAAGACCTGGAGAGGTTGTACTTACAGCTGCAGCCCCTGTACCTCAACCTGCATGCCTATGTACGCCGAGCCCTATACAAAAAGTATGGTGCAGAGCACATAAACCTGAAGGGTCCCATCCCTGCTCACCTGTTAG GTAACATGTGGGCCCAGTCATGGTCCAACATTTTCGACCTGGTGATACCTTTCCCGGATGCCACCAAGGTGGATGCCACACCAGCCATGAAACAACAG GGCTGGACACCCAAGAAGATGTTTGAAGAATCGGACCGTTTCTTTACCTCTCTGGGCCTCATCCCCATGCCGCAGGAGTTCTGGGACAAGTCCATGATCGAGAAGCCGGCAGACGGGCGGGAGGTGGTGTGTCATGCCTCAGCCTGGGACTTCTACAACCGCAAGGACTTCAG GATCAAGCAGTGCACCGTGGTGAACATGGATGACCTGATCACGGTGCACCACGAGATGGGCCACGTCCAGTACTTCCTGCAGTACAAGGACCAGCCCGTCTCATTCCGCGATGGGGCCAACCCTGGCTTCCACGAGGCTGTTGGGGATGTCATGGCCTTGTCTGTCTCCACCCCCAAACACCTGCACAGCATCAAGCTGCTGGACCAAGTCACAGAAAACTTAG AAAGTGACATTAACTACCTGATGAGCATCGCCCTGGACAAAATTGCCTTCCTGCCCTTCGGGTACCTCATGGACCAGTGGCGCTGGAAGGTGTTTGATGGACGGATCAAGGAGGACGAGTACAACCAGCAGTGGTGGAACCTCAG GATGAAGTACCAGGGCTTGTGCCCACCAGCGCCAAGGTCTGAAGACGACTTTGACCCTGGGGCAAAGTTTCACATCCCTGCCAACGTCCCCTACATTAG GTACTTCGTCAGCTTCGTGATCCAGTTCCAGTTCCACCAGGCACTCTGCACAGCAGCCGGGCACACGGGTCCCCTGCACACGTGTGACATCTACCAGTCCAAGGAGGCTGGGAAGATCTTGGG GGACGCCCTGAAGCTGGGTTTCAGCAAGCCGTGGCCCGAAGCCATGGAGCTCATCACAGGGCAGCCCAACATGTCAGCTGATGCCCTGATGAACTACTTTGAGCCCCTCATGACATGGCTGGTGAAGGAGAACGAGAAGAACGGGGAGGTCCTGGGCTGGCCCGAGTACAGCTGGACTCCTTACACAG CTACTCCATCCCAACCCAGCTCCGATCAAACCAATTTCCTGGGCATGTCCCTGGCCAGCAATCAAGCCACAGCAGGCAGCTGGGTCCTGCTTGCCCTGGCACTTGTCTTCCTGATCACCACCATCTTCTTGGGCGTCAAGTTCTTCTCAGCCAGGAGAAAGGCCTTCAAATCCAGCTCAGAAATGGAACTGAAATAA
- the LOC134524416 gene encoding transmembrane ascorbate-dependent reductase CYB561 isoform X2 translates to MDGAPPPAGLSAYVAVSQLLGLTLLATTGAWLGRYRGGVAWHGHLQFNVHPLCMVLGMVFLQALLVYRVFRQEAKRSTKALHALLHGLALLIALVGIVAVFESHRSKGIPNMYSLHSWCGMAAFVLYLLQWLLGCGFFLLPRASFSLRSRYKPQHVFFGIALFALSITTCLLGITEMLLFNISDSYSRFVPEGVLANTLGVLLVAFGLVVGYVLTRDDWKRPPLAEELALSMDFKTLTEGESPGGSSQ, encoded by the exons ATGGAcggggctccgccgcccgccgggcTCTCGGCCTACGTGGCCGTGTcgcagctgctggggctgacgCTGTTGGCCACCACGGGCGCCTGGCTGGGCCGCTACCGGGGCGGCGTGGCCTGGCACGGCCACCTCCAGTTCAACGTCCACCCCCTCTGCATGGTGCTGGGCATGGTTTTCCTCCAAG CTCTCCTGGTCTACCGGGTCTTCAGGCAGGAAGCCAAGCGCTCCACCAAGGCGCTGCACGCGCTGCTGCACGGCCTGGCGCTGCTCATCGCCCTCGTGG GCATCGTCGCCGTCTTCGAGTCCCACCGGAGCAAGGGCATCCCCAACATGTACAGCCTGCACAGCTGGTGCGGGATGGCCGCCTTCGTGCTCTACCTCCTGCAG TGGCTCCTGGGCTGCGGTTTCTTCCTGCTCCCCCGCGCCTCCTTCTCGCTGCGCAGCCGGTACAAACCCCAGCACGTCTTCTTTGGCATCGCCCTCTTTGCCCTCTCCATCACCACCTGCTTGCTGGGCATCACCGAGATGCTCCTCTTCAACATCAG tgaCTCCTACAGCCGCTTTGTGCCTGAGGGCGTCCTGGCCAACacgctgggggtgctgctggtggccttTGGGCTGGTGGTGGGCTACGTGCTGACACGGGACGACTGGAAGCGCCCGCCACTGGCCGAGGAACTGGCCCTCTCCATGGACTTCAAGACCCTGACGGAGGGTGAGAGCCCCGGCGGCAGCAGCCAGTga
- the LOC134524416 gene encoding transmembrane ascorbate-dependent reductase CYB561 isoform X1, producing MDGAPPPAGLSAYVAVSQLLGLTLLATTGAWLGRYRGGVAWHGHLQFNVHPLCMVLGMVFLQGDALLVYRVFRQEAKRSTKALHALLHGLALLIALVGIVAVFESHRSKGIPNMYSLHSWCGMAAFVLYLLQWLLGCGFFLLPRASFSLRSRYKPQHVFFGIALFALSITTCLLGITEMLLFNISDSYSRFVPEGVLANTLGVLLVAFGLVVGYVLTRDDWKRPPLAEELALSMDFKTLTEGESPGGSSQ from the exons ATGGAcggggctccgccgcccgccgggcTCTCGGCCTACGTGGCCGTGTcgcagctgctggggctgacgCTGTTGGCCACCACGGGCGCCTGGCTGGGCCGCTACCGGGGCGGCGTGGCCTGGCACGGCCACCTCCAGTTCAACGTCCACCCCCTCTGCATGGTGCTGGGCATGGTTTTCCTCCAAGGTGACG CTCTCCTGGTCTACCGGGTCTTCAGGCAGGAAGCCAAGCGCTCCACCAAGGCGCTGCACGCGCTGCTGCACGGCCTGGCGCTGCTCATCGCCCTCGTGG GCATCGTCGCCGTCTTCGAGTCCCACCGGAGCAAGGGCATCCCCAACATGTACAGCCTGCACAGCTGGTGCGGGATGGCCGCCTTCGTGCTCTACCTCCTGCAG TGGCTCCTGGGCTGCGGTTTCTTCCTGCTCCCCCGCGCCTCCTTCTCGCTGCGCAGCCGGTACAAACCCCAGCACGTCTTCTTTGGCATCGCCCTCTTTGCCCTCTCCATCACCACCTGCTTGCTGGGCATCACCGAGATGCTCCTCTTCAACATCAG tgaCTCCTACAGCCGCTTTGTGCCTGAGGGCGTCCTGGCCAACacgctgggggtgctgctggtggccttTGGGCTGGTGGTGGGCTACGTGCTGACACGGGACGACTGGAAGCGCCCGCCACTGGCCGAGGAACTGGCCCTCTCCATGGACTTCAAGACCCTGACGGAGGGTGAGAGCCCCGGCGGCAGCAGCCAGTga